A DNA window from Chryseobacterium sp. MEBOG06 contains the following coding sequences:
- the arr gene encoding NAD(+)--rifampin ADP-ribosyltransferase: MSNGNPTDKGPFYHGTKADLQKGDLLMAGGDSNYKSEFRMNHIYFTALVNGAGLAAALAKGDGSERVYIVEPTGSYENDPNLTDKKFPGNPTRSYRSQMPLKIVGETTDWVKPDSGELQKFREKLEDGKGEIIN; this comes from the coding sequence TTGTCTAACGGGAATCCTACAGACAAAGGTCCTTTCTACCATGGTACTAAAGCAGATTTGCAGAAAGGAGATCTGCTGATGGCAGGCGGTGATTCTAACTATAAATCTGAATTCAGAATGAATCATATTTATTTTACAGCACTGGTTAATGGGGCAGGGCTTGCTGCTGCATTAGCTAAAGGTGATGGCAGCGAGCGAGTATATATTGTGGAACCAACTGGAAGCTATGAAAATGATCCGAACCTGACGGATAAAAAATTTCCTGGCAATCCTACCCGTTCTTATCGTTCACAGATGCCATTAAAAATTGTTGGAGAAACTACAGATTGGGTTAAACCCGATTCCGGAGAGCTTCAGAAGTTTCGTGAAAAATTAGAAGATGGTAAAGGAGAGATTATAAACTGA